One segment of Ascochyta rabiei chromosome 7, complete sequence DNA contains the following:
- a CDS encoding DNA-directed DNA polymerase, whose protein sequence is MSRAAKLAELRALRAAGKTRLSTYEVAEEEDLYDTVDDEGYKKIVRNRLDQDDFIVDDNGEGYVDDGREEWDDGQGRYKYAATDSEEEDERPKGKAAKRKREEDAEKQEKINNGISKYFSAKTAAKAPKPKPVASAADNDFMDDLLGEIDTNNARRSAPRMRPVKNEARRKTRVLSPPVSENRPALKTRQTNDSDSYMPDTPPAANTYADDDDLPTFNDEDVPMSDAVLPSSPVTKAVERKSKPVVKFEEEEEDLMEVALPTGHNGLPVASVNMAGRRPIAKIKKADYPTPASSSPVRPSTASVDASSWNDVTSRLNVMSSPAPQTTGVGKMRPESALEEDGSLHMFWTDYTEVNGSLCLFGKVKDKVTGGYASCFVKIDNVFRELYFLPREYRHIRGVATDQEVEMSDVYEEVDSIMSKHRVTMHKIKPCTRKYAFELPDVPKEADYLQLLYGYDKMPLSAELTGETFSRVFGTNTSLFEQFVLGKNVMGPCWLKIDAADCGAIHNASWCKLEVSVTKPNNIAVLSNSDNLDAPPMTLMSLSLRTTFNAADNKQEILMASAMIYDNFSLTDTSSIEEMPCKSFTIMRPNGAAFPTGFQTDASRLKGNFSFMKSEKELLSLLMAMFQRHDPDVLIGHRLDDVDYSVLLNRLRENKTPGWHRVGRLKRSDWPKNFGKGGGSFFAEKQLAAGRLLCDLANDLGKSLMTKCQSWSLEEMCQLVLNKRREELDNEAALKSWATSKEGLLNYVKHCQADAYFIAAISMKVQMLPLTKVLTNLAGNSWARTLSGTRAERNEYILLHEFHKNQYICPDKQWGKGKIKVEEENAEGEEGVDAKKKDKFKGGLVFEPEKGLYDKFILVMDFNSLYPSIIQEFNICFTTVERSDLAEDEDKVPEVPTHQDQGILPRLIATLVSRRREVKKLMKDKSATTDQLATWDIKQLALKLTANSMYGCLGYTRSRFYARPLAMLTTYKGREILRRTKDMAEEKMLRVIYGDTDSVMINTNVDNIQEALKLGNEFKKEVNDSYRLLEIDIDNVFRRILLHAKKKYAAINMVPVDGKYIEKLEVKGLDMRRREYCALSKETSTELLNFLLSGEDPETVVEKIHNHLRELSKKMREYTVPTRKYTIYTQLGKNPDQYPNGASMPSVQVALRLQAKGKHVKAKDVMSFIITGDSSGSAENAAKNAYPVDEVLKPESELKPDIDYYLHKQILPPVERLCAPISGTNITLLASCLGLDTSKYRISSATSGVQQDTEVHPLESQIPDSVRFQDCTPLFLRCRTCTSVSPFFGVADLRTKTLSRQGITCANKECAAVIPTMSIVAQLESQIRQMLATYYSGQLMCDDPACGNRSRSMSVYGSRCLGPKGLAKDCLGKMHYVVREKDVWNQLLYLQSLFDVDRLHKADLGAEVGERRDKMKILAEDNRERCETLKGVVDGWLERNGRQWVQMDSLFSFALK, encoded by the exons ATGTCTCGCGCAGCCAAACTTGCGGAGCTGCGAGCGTTGCGCGCTGCTGGCAAGACGCGCCTATCCACATACGAAGTcgccgaggaggaggacCTATACGATACAGTTGATGATGAGGGGTATAAGAAGATTGTGCGAAACCGGCTAGATCAGGACGATTTCATCGTCGACGACAATGGCGAGGGATACGTCGACGACGGCAGGGAAGAATGGGATGACGGCCAGGGCCGCTACAAATATGCTGCCACAGACAGCGAGGAAGAAGATGAGCGGCCCAAGGGCAAGGCCG CTAAGCGGAAGCGTGAAGAAGACGCCGAGAAACAGGAGAAGATCAACAACGGAATCAGCAAGTATTTCAGCGCAAAGACAGCTGCGAAAGCCCCAAAACCAAAG CCTGTCGCCAGTGCTGCTGACAATGACTTCATGGACGACCTACTCGGCGAAATCGACACAAACAACGCCCGTCGTTCCGCACCACGCATGCGTCCCGTGAAGAACGAAGCTAGGAGAAAGACCCGTGTTTTGTCTCCACCAGTATCAGAGAACCGACCTGCTCTCAAGACGAGACAAACCAATGACTCCGATTCATATATGCCAGACACGCCCCCAGCGGCAAATACGTACGCAGATGATGATGATCTTCCTACATTTAACGACGAAGATGTACCTATGAGCGACGCAGTTCTACCATCATCACCAGTCACGAAAGCTGTCGAGCGAAAGTCGAAGCCTGTAGTCAAAttcgaggaggaagaggaggatctAATGGAAGTGGCCCTGCCCACAGGACACAACGGTTTGCCTGTTGCCAGTGTAAACATGGCCGGAAGACGGCCAATAGCCAAGATCAAGAAGGCAGACTATCCGACACCAGCCAGCTCCTCCCCTGTGAGACCTTCCACAGCCTCGGTAGATGCGTCCTCCTGGAACGATGTCACAAGCAGGCTCAATGTCATGAGTAGTCCAGCCCCACAGACCACAGGTGTTGGCAAAATGAGGCCTGAGTCAGCGCTAGAAGAGGACGGTAGTTTGCACATGTTCTGGACCGACTACACAGAGGTCAATGGCAGTCTGTGTCTTTTTGGAAAGGTCAAAGACAAGGTAACGGGTGGTTATGCGAGTTGCTTCGTCAAGATCGACAACGTCTTCAGGGAGCTCTACTTCCTGCCGCGCGAATACCGCCATATCAGAGGCGTGGCCACCGATCAAGAAGTCGAGATGAGCGATGTCTACGAAGAAGTGGACTCCATCATGTCAAAGCACCGAGTTACGATGCATAAGATCAAGCCCTGCACAAGGAAGTATGCCTTCGAACTACCAGACGTACCTAAAGAGGCCGATTATCTTCAGCTCCTGTACGGATATGACAAGATGCCTCTTTCCGCTGAGTTGACGGGAGAGACATTCTCGCGAGTTTTTGGCACAAACACTTCTCTCTTCGAACAGTTTGTCTTGGGAAAGAATGTAATGGGCCCTTGCTGGCTGAAGATCGACGCCGCAGACTGCGGTGCGATCCACAATGCTTCCTGGTGCAAACTCGAGGTGTCAGTCACCAAGCCGAACAACATCGCAGTCCTGAGCAACTCGGATAATCTCGATGCTCCTCCTATGACTCTTATGAGCCTGTCCCTCCGCACCACTTTCAACGCGGCGGACAACAAGCAAGAGATCCTCATGGCGAGCGCCATGATCTACGACAACTTCTCTCTGACAGATACATCGTCGATCGAAGAGATGCCATGCAAGAGCTTCACCATCATGCGACCTAATGGTGCGGCTTTTCCCACAGGATTCCAGACTGATGCCTCAAGGCTGAAAGGCAATTTCTCGTTCATGAAAAGTGAGAAAGAGTTACTCAGCTTACTCATGGCCATGTTCCAACGCCATGACCCGGATGTGCTTATTGGCCATCGCCTCGATGATGTAGATTACAGTGTTCTGCTCAATCGTCTGCGCGAAAACAAGACACCCGGATGGCATCGAGTGGGCCGTCTTAAGAGGAGCGACTGGCCGAAGAACTTTGGGAAAGGAGGTGGCAGCTTCTTTGCCGAAAAGCAGCTGGCTGCCGGTCGCCTGTTGTGTGACTTGGCCAATGACCTCGGCAAGTCTCTCATGACCAAGTGTCAGTCCTGGAGCTTGGAGGAGATGTGTCAGCTAGTTCTCAACAAGCGGCGTGAAGAGCTTGACAATGAGGCTGCACTGAAAAGCTGGGCGACCAGCAAGGAGGGGCTGCTGAACTATGTCAAGCACTGTCAAGCCGATGCCTACTTCATCGCTGCCATCTCGATGAAGGTGCAGATGCTCCCTCTTACTAAGGTTCTGACCAATCTTGCTGGTAATTCGTGGGCACGTACGCTGAGTGGCACCCGTGCTGAGCGAAACGAGTACATTCTACTCCACGAGTTCCACAAGAACCAGTACATCTGCCCTGATAAACAGTGGGGCAAGGGCAAGATCAAAGTCGAGGAAGAGAATGCCGAAGGTGAAGAAGGTGTGGAtgcaaagaagaaggacaaATTCAAGGGTGGCCTTGTTTTTGAGCCGGAGAAGGGTCTTTACGACAAGTTCATCCTTGTCATGGACTTCAACTCTCTGTACCCCAGTATCATCCAGGAGTTCAACATCTGCTTCACAACAGTAGAGCGATCTGACCTAgccgaggacgaggacaAAGTGCCAGAGGTACCCACGCACCAGGACCAGGGTATTCTTCCACGTCTAATTGCCACACTTGTGTCTCGTCGTCGCGAGGTCAAGAAGCTCATGAAGGACAAATCAGCCACAACAGATCAGCTGGCTACGTGGGACATCAAACAACTCGCCTTGAAGCTTACTGCCAACTCCATGTACGGATGTCTGGGATACACGAGGTCCCGATTCTACGCACGACCTCTTGCCATGCTCACTACCTACAAGGGTCGTGAGATTCTCCGACGGACGAAAGATATGGCTGAAGAGAAAATGCTTCGCGTCATCTACGGTGATACTGATTCCGTCATGATCAACACCAATGTTGACAACATCCAAGAAGCACTAAAGTTGGGCAACGAATTCAAAAAGGAGGTCAACGACAGCTACAGACTGCTAGAAATCGACATCGATAACGTATTCCGTCGTATCCTGCTACACGCCAAGAAGAAGTACGCCGCCATAAACATGGTTCCGGTCGACGGTAAATATATCGAAAAACTCGAGGTAAAAGGTCTTGACATGCGACGCCGAGAGTACTGCGCTCTGTCCAAGGAGACATCTAC CGAACTCCTCAACTTTCTCCTTAGTGGCGAAGATCCGGAGACCGTTGTCGAGAAGATCCATAACCACCTCCGCGAACTGTCCAAGAAGATGCGCGAATACACAGTTCCGACCCGCAAGTACACGATTTACACGCAACTCGGCAAGAACCCTGATCAATACCCCAACGGCGCCTCAATGCCTTCTGTTCAGGTTGCTTTACGTTTGCAAGCCAAGGGAAAACACGTCAAGGCCAAAGATGTCATGTCCTTCATCATCACGGGTGACAGCTCTGGGTCCGCTGAGAACGCAGCCAAGAACGCCTACCCTGTTGATGAAGTGCTCAAGCCCGAGAGTGAGCTGAAACCAGACATTGACTACTATCTGCACAAGCAAATTCTACCACCGGTAGAAAGGCTATGTGCTCCGATTAGCGGGACAAACATCACGCTCCTGGCGTCCTGTCTTGGGCTGGATACGAGCAAGTACCGGATCAGCAGCGCGACTTCGGGCGTGCAGCAGGACACCGAAGTCCACCCCCTCGAAAGTCAAATCCCGGATAGTGTGCGGTTCCAGGACTGCACGCCCCTCTTCCTCCGCTGCCGGACATGCACGAGCGTCAGTCCCTTCTTTGGCGTTGCGGATCTTCGGACCAAGACGCTCTCGCGCCAAGGCATAACGTGCGCCAACAAGGAATGTGCAGCAGTCATACCGACCATGTCTATCGTTGCACAGCTCGAGTCCCAAATCCGCCAGATGCTCGCCACCTACTACTCTGGACAGTTGATGTGCGACGACCCGGCGTGCGGAAACCGCTCTCGCAGCATGTCCGTCTACGGCTCCCGCTGTCTCGGACCCAAGGGCCTTGCGAAAGACTGTTTGGGCAAAATGCATTATGTCGTCAGGGAAAAGGACGTCTGGAATCAGCTGCTCTACCTGCAGTCCTTGTTCGACGTCGACAGGCTTCACAAGGCGGATCTGGGCGCCGAGGTGGGTGAGAGGAGGGACAAGATGAAGATCCTCGCCGAGGATAACCGTGAGAGGTGCGAGACTTTGAAGGGCGTTGTGGATGGGTGGCTGGAGAGGAACGGAAGGCAGTGGGTGCAGATGGACTCGCTTTTCTCGTTTGCGTTGAAATAG
- a CDS encoding Phosphatidylinositol 3,4,5-trisphosphate-dependent Rac exchanger 2 protein — MSLAAFVTDADLNILDEEGYEAIIHHKKEQLDQMGEWCTRHHGESGLSQACLDSTTTAEMAAEGLLQYIKKFAPERRTALIAGNSIHADRGFLVLQPYKPIIDHLHYRIFDVSSIKEAARRWAPKETLKKIPRKQMLHEARADILESIEEAKFYREAFFLKKD; from the coding sequence ATGTCTCTTGCCGCTTTCGTCACTGATGCAGACCTTAACATACTTGACGAGGAGGGTTATGAAGCTATCATTCACCACAAAAAAGAGCAACTTGATCAGATGGGCGAGTGGTGCACAAGACACCATGGCGAATCTGGTCTGTCACAGGCTTGTCTCGACTCGACTACCACTGCAGAAATGGCTGCTGAGGGCTTGCTGCAATACATCAAGAAATTTGCACCGGAGCGCCGTACTGCACTCATTGCTGGCAACTCCATCCATGCCGATAGAGGGTTTCTCGTGCTACAGCCATACAAGCCGATCATCGATCATCTTCACTATCGAATCTTCGATGTCAGCAGCATCAAAGAAGCTGCACGAAGATGGGCACCAAAAGAGACGTTGAAGAAGATTCCTAGGAAACAGATGCTCCATGAGGCCCGTGCAGATATTTTAGAAAGTATCGAAGAGGCAAAGTTCTACCGTGAGGCCTTCTTCCTCAAGAAAGATTAA